In the genome of Candidatus Electrothrix rattekaaiensis, the window GGCTGTGTATGGGAAAGATTACAGGATTATTCCCACTCAGCCTTGACTCTGGTGATGACCTTCTGCACAACAGGGAGTTTGTCTTCTGCACAGACACCTATCAGGGGTTGGCCCTGATCAATGCTGTCACCGGGAGTGAAGTACACAGAATGAATAATGCCAGGCTCACCGGTATAATAGACAGGGGTGTCCCGCTTCATCAAAGACATGGTGATAATTTCGTCTCCAGGCTGGATAAAAACCGACCGGGCACCTTTTTGGTCAATCCTAGACTGGATATCCAGAGAAAAATAATACCGCGCTCGCTCCGGGGCCTCAAACAAAAACAATACTTCCTGAAGAATGCCCTCTATAATCTCTTTTTTCTTGAGTGGATGACGGATAGTGAGCAACTTTTCTCCAGCCTCAACAAATTGACCATCCAGCTCAGAACGGACAGAGGAAATCGTCCCGTTGGTTTTGGAGGTTATTATCTTGGCATTCCGTTCTCGATTTATTTCGTACAGCCTCGTTCCTCGTTTATGCATCCATTCCCCGGAAGCTCCTTCAACCTCGGCACCTTCTTCGACCAGAAATCGGACCGTTCCGGTATGGACAGAATGCATATCTACATAATTATAGGGATCAGACCTGTATTGCCCGAGAATCTTATCAAAATGTATTTCTTGATTAGAAGACATAGCTGTCGAATTGCGTAAAAATTAAATAAGTATGAGCGATAATTACATGCATTTTATACTTTCAGTTTGACAAGATAGCAAGGCTATTTTACAAATTGCAAAAACTGTTTTTTAGGGAGCAACAGAAAAAAGGATGAACAACGACAAGTTATACCGTAGCGGCAAAGTGACAGAGGATTTTTCCTTTAACGATAAGGTGGCCGAGGTTTTTGACGACATGCTTGATCGCTCTGTGCCCCATTATCGCACGGTGATCACGGCCATAGCTGCCATGATTCGCCGCTTGGCAAAACCGGAAAGCGTGATTTATGATTTGGGCTGCTCCACAGGTTCCACCCTGCTGGAACTCGCACGCCTATTACCAGACATGAACCTGCGTTTTATCGGGCTGGATAATGCCCCAGCTATGCTGGACAAGGCTCAACGAAAGGCGGCAATGTTCGGCAAAAGCGCGGTGATTGAATTTCACCAACGGGATATCACGGATGTCGGGCTCTCCACAACACTTGAAGGAGCGAATATCATTCTCTGCAATTATACCCTACAGTTTATCCGCCCCATGCTTCGTCAAAAATTCATCAACCGCCTCTCTGCCTCTCTCCCGGCTGACGGATTACTCTTTGTCAGTGAAAAAATCATCAGCAACCACAGCCGCCTGAACAGAACCTTTATCGACCTGTACCATGATTTTAAAAGAGATCAGGGATATTCCGAGTTAGAGATTGCTGCCAAACGGGAGGCCCTGGAAAATATCCTGATCCCCTTTACCCCGGAAGAAAACATCAGCCTGCTCAAAAAAAGCGGTTTCCAAGAGGTAGAGATGTTTTTTCGCTGGATCAACTTTGCCTCTTTTGTGGCTCTGAAAAAAAAAGCTGAGTAAAAGGAACTCTTCCTTTTCGATGCAGGGTCTGTAGGGGCACAGCGTGCCGTGCCCCAACGTTTTTTAACCGATAAAGCGTCCCAGTTTCAAGAGCTGGGCATCCATCAACTCCTTCTCCCGAGCCCCAGAGATCACCACGTCAGGTTCCGGCACATAATCAAGATCTTTATTCCCCCGATCATACGGTACCGCATTAAGGATGATCTTCATAGCGTTCAGTCGGGCCCCATGCTTATCATTGGACCGGATAATCGTCCAAGGTGCCACATTGGTATGCGTACGCTTCAGCATTTCGTATTTTTGCCGGGTAAAATCATCCCAGCGATTTTGGGCCTGAACATCAATTTCTGATAATTTCCACTGGCGCAGCGGGTCGGTCTTGCGCCGCTTAAAACGTTTAGCCTGTTCCTCTTTCGTCACGGAAAAGTAAAGTTTAACCAGAACAGTACCTTGACGTACCAAATCTTTTTCAAAACCGGTAACACCCCGCATGAAGTCATTATATTCTTCATGAGTACAGAAGCCGAACACCGGCTCTACAACCGCCCGATTATACCAACTGCGGTCAAAGAGCACCACTTCACCGCCACGAGGAAACTCGGTGACATATTTTTGA includes:
- the cmoA gene encoding carboxy-S-adenosyl-L-methionine synthase CmoA — translated: MNNDKLYRSGKVTEDFSFNDKVAEVFDDMLDRSVPHYRTVITAIAAMIRRLAKPESVIYDLGCSTGSTLLELARLLPDMNLRFIGLDNAPAMLDKAQRKAAMFGKSAVIEFHQRDITDVGLSTTLEGANIILCNYTLQFIRPMLRQKFINRLSASLPADGLLFVSEKIISNHSRLNRTFIDLYHDFKRDQGYSELEIAAKREALENILIPFTPEENISLLKKSGFQEVEMFFRWINFASFVALKKKAE
- the ppk2 gene encoding polyphosphate kinase 2 translates to MAEPRLDKKNQEKDLQDAASAPVDEQKNNPEENVADSHDSQEVHKSNAADDKKEKRKKKKNKKSNPKTITVDGNHVSLKGFIKEYKELVDGVPKLNKFQRKAIRRYHREEALKPYQAELIRLQKYLELNKRRMVILFEGRDAAGKGGTIRRVTRYMNEKHYRIVALGKPTEHQKTQWFFQKYVTEFPRGGEVVLFDRSWYNRAVVEPVFGFCTHEEYNDFMRGVTGFEKDLVRQGTVLVKLYFSVTKEEQAKRFKRRKTDPLRQWKLSEIDVQAQNRWDDFTRQKYEMLKRTHTNVAPWTIIRSNDKHGARLNAMKIILNAVPYDRGNKDLDYVPEPDVVISGAREKELMDAQLLKLGRFIG